In Hermetia illucens chromosome 1, iHerIll2.2.curated.20191125, whole genome shotgun sequence, one genomic interval encodes:
- the LOC119655155 gene encoding transmembrane protein 183 — protein sequence MSNKSSKDWKLYNNLTVLDFADSPRTCKRLPKGKLGVKGLTESVLVEETTSDADTEEALPARGVPPDHKESSTQQADHQYNDLQLDIWFLISEHIPPEDVGRFALICQKTRYVVSTAKFWFHLYRKCYNRKVELPVCLQPESLGHLRELRSCVIRALFYLYPPFVERLRTPSDPTSLLKFKCVAVWYRRVKDYWSLCYKFSRSNGRLSQRDFFEEEEVDNWEDIDVSQQAPTSNIHTNPEEGNRILVVTTDRFYPPPDFMAPNLHLTKIIQPLSQSLREFKLEMSFSEYNGKKVGIATYDPIKQCKILKWWEPEYYSYLS from the exons ATGTCAAACAAGAGCTCAAAAGACTGGAAGCTGTACAATA ACCTCACCGTTCTGGATTTTGCTGACTCTCCACGTACCTGCAAAAGGCTGCCAAAGGGCAAACTTGGTGTAAAAGGCTTAACCGAGTCAGTCCTTGTTGAAGAAACTACGTCTGATGCGGATACTGAGGAGGCGCTTCCCGCACGGGGAGTTCCTCCTGACCACAAAGAATCCAGCACCCAACAAGCTGACCATCAATACAATGATCTCCAACTTGATATTTGGTTTCTAATTTCGGAGCATATTCCCCCGGAGGATGTGGGCCGATTCGCTTTGATTTGCCAGAAAACGCGATATGTCGTCTCCACGGCAAAGTTTTGGTTCCATTTGTATAGAAAATGTTATAATCGTAAAGTGGAGCTACCGGTGTGCCTGCAACCAGAATCTCTGGGTCATTTAAGAGAACTCCGCTCCTGTGTGATTCGCGCACTCTTCTACTTGTATCCTCCTTTCGTGGAAAGACTACGCACCCCCTCAGATCCAACAAGTTTACTGAAATTTAAATGTGTTGCAGTCTGGTATCGACGGGTCAAAGACTATTGGTCACTTTGCTACAAGTTTTCGAGGAGTAACGGAAGACTCTCCCAGAGAGATTTCTTTGAAGAAGAGGAAGTCGATAATTGGGAAGACATCGATGTATCCCAACAGGCTCCCACCAGCAACATTCATACCAACCCGGAAGAAGGCAATCGAATTCTGGTTGTCACCACGGATCGCTTCTATCCACCTCCTGATTTCATGGCCCCCAATCTGCACCTGACTAAAATTATCCAGCCTCTTTCACAAAGCCTGCGGGAGTTCAAACTTGAAATGAGTTTCTCGGAATATAATGGCAAAAAAGTGGGGATAGCTACGTACGATCCAATTAAACAGTGCAAAATCTTGAAATGGTGGGAACCGGAATATTATTCATATCTAAGTTAA